In Maridesulfovibrio sp., a single genomic region encodes these proteins:
- a CDS encoding glycosyltransferase family 2 protein: MPLISIVVPVHNTSKYLSQCLTSIASQTFKDCEVIVIDDASTDNSRNILKKFELTFDNFQCIYLDKNIRQGGARNIGLDRVRGKYIGFVDSDDFIDKNMYLRLYKKALSSDADVTFCSYNKYYSDDRIEKIPPPGRRLWTSLFKQEVWEDLRFPENVVFEDNAIGWVLTKLTPKTASVPENLYYYRMHPESTTKERNTYRIDDRITTGFVHLEECKKRGYYEKYNDEVVSHFVNCTYINSVWYCFSHFDTPNTDYLYKLQNLIKTTYPDYYEYKGTKATPEHYRKLAWLNFMSPKLAVFAQHKLNNAIVNSMCRAVSLPTIGKLPPAISTQIRNEFQDSLAQTTPEIISLIKDIDEILEELGFDPSKV, encoded by the coding sequence ATGCCGCTAATAAGTATCGTGGTTCCAGTTCACAACACATCTAAATATCTAAGTCAGTGCCTGACATCAATAGCATCTCAGACATTTAAGGATTGTGAAGTCATAGTCATAGATGACGCTTCAACAGATAACAGTAGAAATATTCTAAAAAAATTCGAACTTACTTTTGATAATTTCCAATGCATATATTTAGATAAGAATATTCGCCAAGGTGGAGCCAGGAATATAGGCCTTGATAGAGTTCGCGGGAAATATATCGGATTTGTTGATAGCGACGATTTTATCGATAAAAACATGTATTTAAGACTCTACAAAAAAGCGCTGAGTTCAGATGCCGATGTCACCTTTTGCAGCTACAATAAATATTACTCCGACGATAGGATTGAAAAGATTCCTCCACCGGGACGCAGATTATGGACTTCCTTGTTTAAGCAAGAAGTATGGGAAGACCTAAGATTTCCGGAAAATGTTGTATTTGAAGATAACGCAATAGGGTGGGTTCTGACAAAACTTACCCCTAAAACAGCAAGTGTCCCTGAAAATTTATACTATTATCGAATGCACCCGGAATCTACGACAAAAGAGCGTAACACATATAGAATTGATGACCGGATTACTACAGGTTTCGTGCACCTGGAGGAATGTAAAAAACGCGGATATTATGAAAAATACAACGACGAAGTAGTATCGCATTTTGTAAATTGTACATATATCAATTCAGTTTGGTACTGTTTTTCCCACTTTGATACGCCAAACACCGATTATCTTTATAAACTGCAGAATTTAATTAAAACAACCTACCCTGACTATTATGAATACAAAGGGACAAAAGCCACTCCCGAACACTACAGAAAACTTGCCTGGTTAAATTTTATGAGCCCCAAACTGGCTGTTTTCGCACAGCACAAACTGAATAATGCTATTGTTAACAGTATGTGCAGAGCTGTTTCCCTCCCCACCATAGGAAAGCTGCCGCCGGCTATTTCAACCCAAATCCGTAATGAATTTCAGGACAGTTTAGCCCAGACTACACCTGAAATCATATCGCTTATTAAAGATATTGATGAAATTTTAGAGGAGCTGGGCTTCGATCCATCAAAGGTTTAA
- a CDS encoding FAD-binding oxidoreductase, with product MKEYPEKLSRAQRSFLRSLFPGTESSFDEGALLACGVDASREHAKPLVLVRPKETSQVAELLKWAQKERVPVYPRARATNKVGGCVPVRHGVVVSMLDMDRILDIDSRDFVTVTEPGVITADLQKAVEAQGLFYPPDPASLKISTIGGNISTCAGGMRAVKYGVTRDYVLGLEAVLPGGEIIHTGGRTHKNVVGLDLTRLLVGSAGTLGLITGATLKLLPLPETSASVLIGFRDLTGCLKGADAVFGCGILPTAMELIDHNSIRALEMHFDVPWSEGTGGLLLLKIDGSEESVSTDLGRIGKALDRVETTFMEKGAGADQERLWELRRVISPAAFNLAPDKQGEDVAVPRGKVAEAIEGYHAIGAELGVIVLCFGHLGDGNIHVSVMYDKSVPGQSENSLLAKKRIFQKTLDLGGTLSGEHGIGLTKAAYIGMQLGRAEQRLMNGIKRTFDPMNIMNPGKVV from the coding sequence ATGAAAGAGTATCCTGAAAAATTATCCCGAGCGCAGCGCAGCTTCCTGCGCAGTCTTTTTCCCGGCACGGAATCAAGTTTTGATGAAGGTGCGCTGCTGGCCTGTGGCGTGGACGCCAGCCGCGAACATGCAAAGCCGCTCGTACTTGTGCGCCCGAAGGAAACTTCGCAGGTTGCGGAGCTGCTGAAGTGGGCCCAGAAGGAGCGGGTGCCGGTCTACCCGCGTGCCCGTGCAACAAACAAGGTCGGGGGCTGTGTCCCTGTCCGTCATGGTGTTGTCGTATCCATGCTGGATATGGACCGTATCCTTGATATTGATTCCAGAGATTTTGTGACCGTAACGGAACCGGGTGTGATCACTGCTGATCTGCAAAAGGCTGTTGAAGCTCAGGGGCTGTTTTATCCACCGGACCCTGCCAGCCTGAAAATTTCGACAATCGGCGGTAACATCTCCACCTGTGCCGGAGGCATGAGGGCGGTCAAGTACGGCGTTACCCGCGATTATGTTCTGGGGCTTGAGGCCGTGCTGCCCGGTGGTGAAATCATCCATACCGGGGGGCGCACGCACAAGAACGTTGTCGGGCTCGACCTCACCCGGCTGCTGGTCGGTTCCGCAGGGACACTCGGCCTCATCACCGGTGCCACTCTCAAACTGCTGCCCCTGCCCGAGACTTCGGCTTCGGTCCTGATCGGATTCAGGGATTTGACCGGGTGCCTGAAAGGCGCCGATGCGGTTTTCGGGTGCGGAATCCTGCCAACGGCCATGGAACTGATCGACCATAACTCCATTCGCGCGCTTGAAATGCATTTTGACGTACCCTGGTCCGAGGGAACAGGCGGCCTGCTGCTGCTCAAGATCGACGGGTCCGAGGAATCGGTTTCGACCGACCTTGGGCGCATCGGCAAGGCGCTGGATCGGGTTGAAACCACTTTCATGGAAAAGGGTGCCGGGGCGGATCAGGAACGGCTTTGGGAGCTGCGCAGGGTGATAAGTCCTGCCGCCTTCAATCTGGCGCCGGACAAGCAGGGCGAGGACGTTGCCGTGCCGCGCGGAAAGGTTGCCGAAGCCATTGAGGGCTATCACGCCATCGGTGCGGAGCTCGGCGTTATTGTGCTGTGTTTCGGTCATCTGGGTGACGGCAATATCCATGTCAGCGTCATGTATGACAAGTCCGTTCCGGGACAGTCGGAAAACTCTCTGCTGGCCAAAAAACGTATTTTTCAGAAAACGCTCGATCTTGGCGGTACTCTTTCCGGCGAACACGGCATCGGGCTGACCAAGGCCGCTTACATAGGCATGCAGCTCGGCAGGGCGGAGCAAAGGCTTATGAACGGAATTAAACGAACTTTCGATCCCATGAACATTATGAATCCCGGAAAGGTTGTCTGA
- a CDS encoding LysR family transcriptional regulator: protein MELYQIKTFVVVAEEGNMTRAAKRLHASQSTISLHIKSLEDEFGLRLFLRTPRGMQPTSDGNALLDRARAVLDSVEALESEARNRKGELSGVARVGLQTSSIYLRTPQLISCIKENFPGLTLHLVQMPTWSILADLAARKLDGGFFYSNCPPKDINCILLEKTVLHVVGPAAWKDRMENAGWEDLSKLDWIWTPEECSFNVKLKETFSARGLDVSKVMIADSEETHNALVKSGNGITVMRGDEAAEGVNNGSFYIWPGGHIEIGMYFGFPHNKDGDPLVRALIDCVEKVWNKA, encoded by the coding sequence ATGGAATTGTATCAGATCAAAACATTTGTGGTTGTGGCCGAGGAAGGCAATATGACCCGTGCGGCCAAAAGACTGCACGCCAGCCAGTCGACCATAAGTCTGCATATAAAATCACTTGAGGACGAATTCGGCTTGCGTTTGTTCCTGCGTACTCCGCGGGGCATGCAACCCACTTCGGACGGAAATGCCCTTCTGGACAGGGCCAGAGCCGTTCTTGACAGTGTGGAGGCTCTTGAGTCCGAGGCCCGGAACAGAAAAGGAGAGCTTTCCGGTGTGGCCCGTGTCGGGCTGCAGACTTCGTCCATCTATCTGCGCACTCCCCAGCTGATTTCATGCATCAAGGAAAATTTCCCCGGACTTACTCTTCATCTGGTTCAGATGCCTACTTGGAGCATTCTTGCGGATCTGGCTGCCCGAAAGCTGGATGGCGGTTTTTTCTATTCCAACTGCCCGCCCAAGGACATCAACTGCATACTGCTTGAAAAAACAGTCCTGCATGTGGTCGGACCTGCTGCGTGGAAAGATCGCATGGAGAATGCAGGTTGGGAGGATCTTTCAAAGCTGGACTGGATCTGGACCCCTGAGGAATGTTCTTTCAACGTCAAGTTGAAGGAGACGTTTTCGGCCCGGGGGCTGGATGTTTCGAAAGTCATGATCGCAGACAGTGAAGAGACGCATAACGCGCTTGTCAAATCCGGGAACGGTATTACTGTCATGCGTGGGGACGAGGCCGCAGAAGGTGTCAATAACGGTTCATTTTACATCTGGCCCGGCGGACACATCGAAATCGGCATGTATTTCGGATTCCCCCACAACAAGGACGGAGATCCGCTGGTGCGGGCCCTGATCGACTGTGTTGAAAAAGTATGGAACAAAGCGTAG
- the secA gene encoding preprotein translocase subunit SecA has protein sequence MFNLFVSKIFGSRNERFVKKLKPQIDKISAYEPEMEKLTDEQFPEKIAGYKKEIEAGKSLDDLLPEVFALVREAGKRSLGMRHYDVQMVGGIVLHSGRIAEMKTGEGKTLVATLPAVLNAISGKGVHLITVNDYLARRDAEWMGKLYNFLGLTVGVIVHGLTDEERKQAYGCDITYGTNNEFGFDYLRDNMKFYKEQLVQRELNYAIVDEVDSILIDEARTPLIISGASDDATTMYGKVNAIIPKLKRDEDFEVDEKGRSITMTDDGVIKCENILGIDNLYDPKHIAYQHHIMQAIKAHHLFALDVDYIVKDGQVVIVDEFTGRLMPGRRFSDGLHQALEAKEGVKVESENQTLASITFQNYFRMYEKLSGMTGTADTEAVEFSQIYDLEVIVIPTNTAMVRKDHPDAIYKTQADKYNAIADDIAEKYKRGQPVLVGTVSIEKSELVSEMLKKRKIPHEVLNAKHHEKEAEIVAEAGQSKHVTIATNMAGRGTDIVLGEGVKELGGLHIIGTERHESRRIDNQLRGRSGRQGDPGSTRFYLALDDDLMRLFGSERIAGLMDKLGVEEGQAIIEHRMVNRAIEGAQSKVEGQNFEIRKQLLDYDNVMNQQREVIYSLRRDVMYAEKMDDMLSEFLEELLDDCFYPVEEARGKALDDETAEMIRVRLDELFRLNRFEEFGKGLPSREQVEGWVDDILKDLKARTEKIAESAADAEDPSIVALDYNYIARYFILESIDKNWKEHLLNMDHLREGIGLRGYGQKDPKHEYKREGFELFRDMLGTIRENALWSVCHLNIATEVREDDFTHKDNTEELDYSGSGTEKPKKTPKRRAAPKIGRNAPCPCGSGKKYKKCCGK, from the coding sequence ATGTTCAATTTATTTGTTTCCAAGATATTCGGCTCAAGAAATGAAAGATTCGTAAAAAAACTCAAGCCGCAGATAGACAAGATCAGTGCATATGAACCTGAGATGGAAAAGCTCACCGACGAGCAGTTTCCCGAGAAAATAGCCGGATACAAAAAAGAAATAGAGGCGGGCAAGTCCCTTGACGACCTTTTACCGGAAGTGTTCGCGCTTGTGCGTGAGGCCGGTAAGCGTTCTCTGGGCATGCGTCATTATGACGTTCAGATGGTCGGCGGCATAGTCCTGCACAGCGGCCGTATCGCGGAAATGAAGACCGGTGAAGGTAAAACCCTTGTTGCCACCCTGCCGGCGGTACTCAACGCGATTTCCGGCAAAGGCGTTCACTTGATCACGGTCAACGACTATCTGGCCAGGCGTGATGCCGAATGGATGGGCAAACTCTATAATTTTCTAGGTCTCACTGTCGGCGTGATTGTGCACGGCCTTACCGATGAGGAACGCAAGCAGGCTTACGGTTGCGACATTACCTACGGGACCAACAACGAGTTCGGATTCGACTACCTGCGCGACAACATGAAGTTCTACAAGGAACAGCTGGTCCAGCGCGAACTCAACTATGCCATAGTTGACGAAGTCGACTCCATTCTGATTGACGAGGCCAGAACTCCGCTGATTATTTCCGGTGCATCCGATGATGCCACTACAATGTACGGCAAGGTCAATGCGATAATCCCCAAACTCAAGAGGGATGAGGATTTCGAAGTTGATGAAAAGGGCCGTTCCATCACCATGACCGATGACGGGGTCATCAAGTGTGAGAATATTCTAGGTATAGACAACCTGTACGACCCCAAGCACATAGCCTATCAGCACCACATCATGCAGGCCATCAAGGCCCACCATCTGTTTGCCCTTGATGTCGATTATATCGTCAAGGACGGACAGGTTGTCATTGTTGACGAATTTACCGGCCGCTTGATGCCGGGAAGGCGTTTCTCCGACGGCCTGCATCAGGCTTTGGAAGCCAAGGAAGGAGTCAAGGTCGAGTCTGAAAACCAGACTCTTGCTTCCATCACGTTCCAGAACTATTTCCGTATGTATGAAAAGCTGTCCGGCATGACCGGTACCGCAGACACGGAAGCCGTGGAATTTTCCCAGATTTATGATCTTGAGGTAATTGTGATTCCCACAAATACCGCAATGGTCCGCAAGGACCACCCGGACGCCATCTACAAGACGCAGGCAGATAAATATAACGCGATTGCGGACGATATTGCCGAAAAGTACAAGCGCGGCCAGCCTGTGCTGGTGGGGACCGTTTCCATTGAAAAGTCCGAGCTGGTATCGGAGATGCTCAAGAAACGCAAGATTCCCCATGAAGTGCTCAACGCAAAGCATCATGAAAAAGAAGCCGAGATTGTTGCCGAGGCAGGTCAGTCCAAACACGTGACCATTGCCACCAACATGGCCGGCCGAGGAACCGATATCGTGCTCGGTGAAGGTGTCAAGGAGTTGGGCGGACTGCACATAATAGGCACGGAACGCCATGAATCCAGACGTATCGACAATCAGTTGCGCGGACGTTCCGGACGACAGGGCGACCCCGGTTCCACCCGGTTCTACCTCGCTCTGGATGACGACCTTATGCGCCTTTTCGGTTCGGAACGCATTGCCGGGCTGATGGATAAGCTGGGCGTGGAGGAAGGGCAGGCCATCATTGAGCACCGCATGGTGAACAGGGCCATTGAGGGCGCGCAGAGCAAGGTGGAAGGGCAGAACTTCGAAATACGCAAGCAGCTTCTCGACTACGACAACGTAATGAACCAGCAGCGCGAGGTAATTTACTCTCTGCGCCGTGACGTGATGTACGCGGAAAAGATGGACGACATGCTCTCCGAATTTCTGGAAGAGCTGCTGGATGATTGTTTTTATCCGGTTGAGGAAGCCAGGGGCAAGGCTCTGGATGACGAAACCGCTGAGATGATCAGGGTGCGCCTTGATGAATTGTTCCGCTTGAACCGTTTTGAGGAATTCGGCAAGGGATTGCCTTCCCGTGAACAGGTCGAGGGCTGGGTTGATGACATTTTAAAAGATCTGAAAGCCCGGACAGAGAAAATTGCCGAGAGTGCCGCAGATGCTGAAGACCCGTCCATAGTTGCTCTTGATTACAATTACATCGCCCGTTATTTCATTCTGGAATCCATAGACAAGAACTGGAAGGAACATCTGCTGAATATGGATCACCTGCGCGAAGGCATCGGTCTGCGCGGGTACGGGCAGAAAGACCCCAAACACGAGTATAAACGTGAAGGGTTTGAACTTTTCAGGGATATGCTCGGGACTATCCGGGAGAACGCTCTCTGGTCGGTTTGTCATTTGAACATTGCCACGGAAGTGCGTGAAGACGACTTTACCCATAAGGATAATACCGAAGAGCTGGATTATTCCGGTTCCGGCACAGAGAAACCCAAGAAAACCCCCAAACGCCGTGCAGCCCCTAAAATAGGAAGGAATGCTCCCTGTCCGTGCGGTAGCGGTAAAAAATACAAGAAGTGTTGTGGCAAGTAG
- a CDS encoding (Fe-S)-binding protein, whose translation MASPKACVQCGKCLEVCPLFKATGREELTPRAKFFLQSLDPAQGLSVNDFNSLASLCLSCGRCAKNCPQNMSGPELVSELRAGSNGFLRTCWDIWLASPGVLWPTAAALSRFSPESLPEPFGSAKKRMASLFAKSPAPWAEVLPQVCFEERKAVLFKGCVGRYARKDWASKAEHLMDAAGLVRPGEINFSCCGSSYGSAGLLDRQRDARKKNIRVWQDAGEPLLVTFCATCLKGLKEYDVEDFSGSEELRSRWMESLTPLSSLLAGAEITLLDNCPDQVIYHKPCHAAQPDADLEFVQAVAGDRLLPVKDDLCCGFGGVMQIGAPKLSRQVGEHCMTSLTEGADAGAQIVSGCSACVIQLATLAKDAYFATHWLDILK comes from the coding sequence ATGGCTTCGCCTAAAGCATGCGTGCAGTGCGGTAAATGTCTTGAAGTGTGTCCTCTTTTCAAGGCTACAGGAAGGGAGGAACTGACTCCGCGGGCCAAGTTTTTCCTGCAGAGTCTCGATCCAGCGCAGGGATTGAGCGTAAATGATTTCAATTCCCTTGCCTCGCTGTGTCTTTCCTGCGGGCGTTGTGCCAAAAACTGTCCGCAGAATATGTCCGGGCCGGAACTTGTTTCCGAACTCCGGGCCGGATCAAACGGTTTTCTGCGGACCTGCTGGGATATCTGGCTGGCAAGTCCCGGCGTTCTTTGGCCTACGGCTGCGGCCTTGTCCCGTTTTTCACCGGAATCGCTGCCGGAGCCTTTCGGCTCAGCCAAAAAACGCATGGCTTCCCTGTTTGCGAAGAGCCCGGCTCCATGGGCCGAAGTTCTTCCGCAGGTCTGTTTCGAGGAACGCAAGGCGGTTTTGTTCAAGGGATGCGTGGGCAGGTACGCCCGCAAAGACTGGGCGTCCAAGGCGGAGCATCTCATGGATGCCGCAGGGCTTGTGCGTCCCGGTGAAATCAATTTTTCCTGTTGCGGTTCCTCATACGGCAGTGCCGGACTTCTCGACAGGCAGAGGGATGCGCGCAAAAAGAACATCAGGGTCTGGCAGGATGCTGGTGAACCCTTGCTGGTTACCTTCTGCGCAACCTGCCTGAAGGGGCTGAAAGAATATGACGTTGAGGATTTCTCCGGCAGTGAGGAGCTGCGCTCCCGCTGGATGGAGTCGCTGACCCCGCTTTCATCCCTGCTTGCAGGTGCGGAAATAACCCTTCTTGATAACTGTCCTGATCAGGTGATTTATCATAAGCCCTGCCATGCCGCTCAGCCTGACGCCGACCTTGAATTTGTACAGGCTGTAGCAGGTGATCGGCTTCTGCCGGTCAAGGATGATCTCTGCTGCGGGTTCGGCGGAGTAATGCAGATCGGCGCCCCGAAGCTTTCCAGGCAGGTAGGTGAGCATTGCATGACGAGCCTTACGGAAGGGGCAGACGCCGGGGCGCAGATAGTAAGCGGATGCTCAGCTTGCGTCATTCAACTTGCCACTCTTGCAAAAGATGCATATTTTGCCACTCACTGGCTTGATATTTTGAAATAA
- the smpB gene encoding SsrA-binding protein SmpB, with amino-acid sequence MAKKKKKSPSSIALNKQARRNYEFIDTFEAGLVLVGTEVKSLRQGLVSFNDGYINFKDGEAWLVGVYIAPYDHAGYTQHEPDRARKLLLHAMEIERLQAKTEQKGLTVVPVRLYFSRGKIKLEIALARGRNVHNRKDELKRRDIERDTARQLVNY; translated from the coding sequence ATGGCTAAGAAGAAGAAAAAAAGTCCATCCTCGATTGCGTTGAACAAACAGGCCCGGCGCAATTACGAATTCATCGATACGTTTGAAGCCGGACTGGTTCTCGTGGGGACAGAAGTTAAATCCCTGCGTCAGGGACTGGTCAGTTTCAATGACGGATACATAAATTTCAAGGACGGGGAAGCCTGGCTTGTGGGGGTGTATATAGCTCCTTACGATCATGCCGGATATACCCAGCATGAGCCGGACAGGGCGCGTAAACTGCTGCTTCACGCTATGGAGATAGAACGTCTGCAGGCCAAGACGGAGCAGAAGGGGCTGACCGTGGTCCCGGTGCGGCTTTACTTTTCAAGAGGTAAGATCAAGCTTGAGATCGCATTGGCCCGAGGGCGTAATGTGCATAATCGCAAAGACGAATTGAAGCGGCGCGATATTGAAAGAGATACGGCCCGCCAACTGGTTAATTATTAA
- a CDS encoding methyl-accepting chemotaxis protein codes for MFKNLKLGLKLGISFALMIFLTAAMAYVGFNGMAGIQERVDKADDVNRMVRMILELRMQEKNYMLRADQSYLKKHEELLAALREQTSTTDKKFSQQVNHQQMAELSRAVENYSKAFNSYAELVGERSKTMEMMRTDARSALDELEKIRSSQKQQLGGILAGTQERILSEVRNGQLDRIAQAYSKGQADIEDKLSKADDANRAIKWFLSARTSEKNYIISSDVKYIGVVNENARNILELLENMKSRFSNPANIAQVEGVFKSINRYQNNFTKYTQLMAEQVNADKIMVDAARAADKQCRDARADQKQKMLRQMDTSNTVLIVGAIAALIIGLLTALILTKAITGPILLGVNFAQRMSRGDFTRTLDIDQKDEVGTLAQALNEMVRRLAEVVAEVGSSSENVASGSEELSATAESLSQASTEQAANVEEVSASIEEMTANIRQNADNAQQTEQIAVKSSQQAEESGVAVGKAVDAMKNIAEKISIIEEIARQTNLLALNAAIEAARAGEHGKGFAVVAAEVRKLAERSGEAAREIGDLSSNTVTVAEKAGEMLTLLVPDIKRTAELVQEITAGSSEQLSGAEQINKAVQQLDQVTQQNASASEEMASTSEELSSQAEQLQQVMGFFQVGNHVHTVKSLPASPRSRRQAALPDPEPKAPNPGSGVSLDMDNDFSDSDFEKF; via the coding sequence ATGTTTAAAAATCTAAAACTGGGTTTAAAGCTGGGGATCAGTTTTGCTTTAATGATTTTTCTGACCGCCGCAATGGCATATGTCGGATTCAACGGAATGGCCGGAATACAGGAAAGAGTCGATAAAGCCGATGATGTGAACAGAATGGTTCGCATGATTCTTGAGCTGCGCATGCAGGAGAAAAATTACATGCTGCGCGCGGACCAGAGCTATCTGAAAAAACATGAAGAACTGTTGGCTGCACTCAGGGAGCAGACTTCGACAACGGACAAGAAATTCAGCCAGCAGGTAAACCACCAGCAGATGGCAGAGTTGTCACGGGCGGTGGAAAACTACAGCAAGGCATTCAACAGTTATGCTGAACTTGTCGGCGAACGTTCCAAAACAATGGAAATGATGCGCACTGACGCCCGCTCTGCTCTGGATGAACTGGAGAAGATCCGTTCTTCCCAGAAACAGCAGTTGGGAGGAATCCTGGCCGGTACACAGGAAAGAATCCTGTCTGAAGTCCGTAACGGCCAGTTGGATAGAATTGCGCAGGCCTACTCCAAGGGGCAGGCAGACATTGAAGACAAATTGTCCAAAGCAGACGACGCCAACAGAGCCATAAAATGGTTCTTATCAGCACGTACAAGTGAAAAAAACTATATCATTTCATCCGATGTAAAATACATCGGGGTGGTGAACGAGAATGCAAGGAACATACTGGAGCTTCTGGAAAATATGAAATCCAGATTCTCCAACCCGGCCAATATTGCCCAGGTGGAAGGAGTTTTCAAAAGCATAAACCGCTATCAGAACAACTTCACCAAATACACACAACTCATGGCTGAACAGGTCAATGCAGACAAGATAATGGTTGATGCGGCAAGGGCTGCAGACAAACAGTGTAGAGACGCACGAGCTGACCAGAAACAGAAAATGCTTCGCCAGATGGATACTTCAAACACAGTACTGATTGTCGGCGCCATCGCGGCCCTCATCATAGGACTGCTTACCGCATTAATCCTGACCAAGGCGATAACAGGACCGATACTTCTCGGGGTCAATTTTGCACAGCGTATGTCCCGCGGAGATTTCACCAGAACCCTGGACATAGATCAGAAGGATGAAGTCGGAACACTTGCTCAGGCTCTGAATGAAATGGTCAGAAGACTTGCCGAGGTAGTCGCTGAAGTGGGCAGTTCTTCGGAAAACGTAGCCTCCGGCAGTGAGGAGCTTTCAGCCACCGCAGAGAGCCTGTCCCAGGCTTCCACCGAACAGGCCGCAAACGTGGAAGAGGTTTCGGCCTCAATAGAAGAAATGACCGCGAACATACGCCAGAATGCCGACAACGCCCAACAGACCGAACAGATTGCGGTAAAATCCTCACAGCAGGCTGAGGAAAGCGGGGTTGCGGTAGGCAAGGCCGTGGATGCAATGAAAAACATTGCCGAAAAGATCTCCATCATCGAAGAAATCGCTCGGCAGACCAACCTGCTGGCACTCAATGCCGCGATAGAAGCAGCACGCGCCGGCGAACACGGCAAGGGATTTGCGGTAGTAGCGGCTGAAGTACGTAAACTGGCCGAAAGAAGCGGTGAAGCTGCACGGGAAATCGGCGACCTCTCATCAAATACCGTCACCGTGGCCGAAAAAGCAGGTGAAATGCTGACCCTGCTTGTTCCGGACATCAAACGGACCGCAGAACTGGTTCAGGAAATAACTGCAGGCAGCAGCGAACAGCTCAGCGGCGCGGAACAGATCAACAAGGCTGTACAGCAGCTTGATCAGGTGACCCAGCAGAACGCCTCCGCTTCCGAGGAAATGGCCTCAACTTCCGAAGAGCTGTCCAGTCAGGCAGAACAGCTGCAGCAGGTAATGGGATTTTTCCAGGTTGGCAATCATGTTCATACGGTGAAATCACTTCCGGCCTCGCCACGCAGCCGCAGACAGGCAGCCCTGCCCGACCCTGAACCGAAAGCTCCAAATCCGGGATCGGGAGTGAGCCTGGATATGGATAACGATTTCTCGGACAGCGATTTTGAAAAATTCTGA